In Aestuariibaculum lutulentum, one DNA window encodes the following:
- a CDS encoding MoxR family ATPase: MNIENIKTLGDLKKSGYQSKSIKDELRDNLIQKIKNKETTFEGVHGYENTVIPELERAILSRHNINLLGLRGQAKTRLARLMLNLLDEYIPFVEGSEINDDPFQPISRYATELIKEKGDNTPIGWLHRSERFAEKLATPDVTVADIIGDVDPIKAANLKLSYADDRVIHYGMIPRANRSIFVINELPDLQARIQVALFNILQEGDIQIRGFKLRLPLDIQFVFTANPEDYTNRGSIVTPLKDRIGSQILTHYPVNIETAKQITEQEAKLVESQKETVVVPDLARDLLEQIVFEARKSDYIDAKSGVSARLSITALENLLSTAERRALLAGDETTTVRLSDFMGVIPSITGKVELVYEGEQEGAAVVAYNLIGEAVKSLFVQYFPKIEKLKKQEEETPYDDIISWFFNQKDGFELGDSLRDKEYKSLLDGVSPLNDLLGKYQPKLNPIDSYFMKEFVLWGLAEFNQLSKHRFSEGMQFKDPYGSFISGI; the protein is encoded by the coding sequence ATGAATATTGAAAACATAAAAACACTTGGAGACTTAAAGAAATCAGGTTATCAAAGTAAATCTATTAAAGATGAATTAAGAGATAATCTGATTCAAAAAATAAAAAATAAGGAAACGACTTTTGAAGGTGTTCACGGGTATGAAAATACCGTGATTCCCGAATTAGAGCGTGCTATTTTATCAAGACATAATATTAATCTACTTGGATTACGCGGACAAGCGAAAACGCGTTTAGCCCGTTTAATGCTGAATTTATTAGATGAGTATATTCCTTTTGTTGAAGGTTCTGAGATTAACGACGATCCGTTTCAACCTATTTCTCGATATGCAACAGAACTAATTAAAGAAAAAGGTGATAATACGCCAATTGGTTGGTTACATCGCAGTGAACGTTTTGCTGAAAAATTAGCGACGCCCGATGTTACCGTGGCTGATATTATAGGTGATGTTGACCCAATAAAAGCAGCAAACCTGAAACTTAGTTATGCCGATGATCGTGTGATTCATTACGGTATGATTCCTCGAGCCAACCGTTCTATTTTTGTGATTAACGAGTTGCCTGATTTACAAGCCAGAATTCAGGTGGCTTTATTTAATATATTGCAGGAGGGAGATATACAAATCCGTGGATTTAAATTGCGATTACCTTTAGATATTCAATTCGTGTTTACCGCCAATCCTGAAGATTATACTAACAGAGGTAGTATTGTTACACCGTTAAAGGATAGAATTGGCTCACAGATATTAACGCATTATCCGGTTAATATTGAAACAGCTAAACAGATTACAGAACAAGAAGCAAAATTGGTGGAAAGTCAGAAAGAGACCGTTGTGGTTCCGGATTTAGCCCGCGATTTATTAGAACAGATTGTTTTTGAAGCCCGTAAAAGCGATTATATCGATGCTAAAAGTGGTGTAAGCGCTCGTTTAAGTATCACAGCTTTAGAAAATTTATTAAGTACTGCCGAGCGTCGTGCTTTACTTGCAGGCGATGAAACTACAACGGTACGTTTATCAGATTTTATGGGGGTTATTCCTTCTATTACCGGAAAAGTAGAATTGGTTTACGAGGGTGAACAGGAAGGAGCGGCTGTTGTGGCTTATAATTTAATTGGAGAAGCAGTAAAAAGTTTATTTGTACAATACTTTCCTAAAATTGAAAAACTAAAGAAACAGGAAGAAGAAACGCCTTATGATGATATCATTTCTTGGTTCTTCAATCAGAAAGATGGTTTTGAATTGGGTGATAGTTTGCGTGACAAGGAATACAAAAGTCTATTAGATGGTGTAAGTCCGTTAAACGATTTGTTAGGAAAATATCAACCTAAACTGAATCCGATAGACAGTTATTTTATGAAAGAATTTGTGCTTTGGGGATTGGCTGAATTTAACCAGTTAAGTAAGCATCGTTTTTCCGAAGGTATGCAGTTTAAAGATCCTTATGGTAGTTTTATAAGTGGTATTTAA
- a CDS encoding HAD-IIB family hydrolase — METNFTDKSPIKLLSFDIDNTLIEFHTLKSNFKTIWKKYKPEGIILTYNTGRLIDDVLRLIKKGVLPKPDYIIGGVGTLIYDCNKDCIVKEFNDVLDEGWDLESVEKLVQSIEHPISEQPAKFQHSYKRSYFFHDANDELIESIEADFAKANMLVNIVYSGNKFLDVLPKWANKGNALQWLLTKLNLTADNVLVAGDSGNDSAMFNMKGIRGIVVANAHEELYKFTKYRQVYHSEGDHGNGVIEGLVYYNILPQEAETCLEEDHTDDYFIQQELNHIAEDDDKEKLELIREGYEKAIIALKKNITPLGFSACSIKDNVPSGTDENYHSVWARDGAITVIGSLSLIHDEEIHKCQRQTLVTLFEHISRNGQIPSNVRIKDNVADYSGVGGICSIDSGIWVVIAFYEYVNVTKDIDFLRKYISDIKETMRWLGAHDSNNDALLEIPEAGDWTDLFGGSYNILYDEILWYRANVCYGRMLEMLGDYEEAGEYIRWSQVIKKEILQNFWPSTQQKLFQSVSFAERQFTLGDTSYLIAQTTPFDFSWRCDVFGNVLAFLHGTVDAEKAHQTFKFILGVGVNDPFPIRNVYPVVTPGDPDWRPYYTVNLLNLPHHYHNGGIWPFVGGFWVKFVNKLGLREVAVSELYKLALINKQGLTEEWEFTEWAHGTSGKAMGKAYQAWSAAQYISACNDLKVINN, encoded by the coding sequence ATGGAAACAAACTTTACTGATAAGAGTCCTATCAAGCTCCTTTCTTTCGATATTGATAACACATTAATAGAATTTCACACGCTTAAAAGCAATTTTAAAACAATTTGGAAAAAGTATAAACCTGAAGGTATCATCCTAACTTATAATACAGGACGATTAATAGACGATGTGCTCCGTCTTATAAAAAAAGGAGTACTGCCTAAACCCGATTATATCATTGGGGGCGTTGGTACCCTAATTTACGATTGTAATAAAGATTGTATTGTAAAAGAATTCAATGATGTGTTAGATGAAGGTTGGGATTTAGAATCGGTTGAAAAATTGGTGCAAAGTATAGAACATCCAATCAGTGAACAACCTGCAAAATTTCAACATTCGTATAAAAGAAGTTACTTTTTTCACGATGCTAACGACGAACTCATAGAAAGTATTGAGGCTGATTTTGCGAAAGCTAATATGTTGGTGAATATTGTGTACTCGGGTAATAAGTTTCTAGATGTACTCCCTAAATGGGCAAACAAAGGCAATGCCTTGCAGTGGCTACTAACTAAACTCAATTTAACAGCCGACAATGTTTTGGTTGCCGGAGATAGTGGAAACGATTCTGCAATGTTTAACATGAAAGGCATTCGGGGTATTGTGGTTGCAAATGCTCATGAAGAACTTTATAAGTTTACAAAATACAGGCAGGTTTATCATTCTGAAGGAGATCATGGTAATGGTGTTATTGAAGGATTGGTTTACTATAACATATTACCACAAGAAGCAGAAACCTGTTTAGAAGAAGATCATACCGATGATTATTTTATTCAGCAGGAATTAAATCATATTGCTGAAGATGACGACAAGGAAAAATTAGAACTGATACGAGAAGGCTATGAAAAGGCGATTATAGCCTTGAAGAAAAATATAACGCCGCTCGGATTTTCAGCCTGTTCTATAAAAGATAATGTACCTAGTGGTACTGATGAAAATTACCACAGTGTATGGGCTCGTGATGGAGCGATTACCGTTATTGGGTCTTTATCACTAATTCATGATGAAGAAATTCATAAATGTCAAAGACAAACTTTAGTAACGCTTTTCGAGCATATTTCACGTAACGGCCAAATCCCATCAAACGTGCGTATAAAAGACAATGTCGCTGACTATTCTGGGGTAGGTGGTATCTGTTCTATCGATAGTGGTATTTGGGTGGTGATAGCATTTTACGAATATGTTAATGTCACAAAAGATATCGATTTTCTTCGTAAGTATATTTCAGATATTAAAGAAACTATGCGTTGGCTTGGGGCTCACGATAGTAATAATGATGCTTTACTGGAAATTCCTGAGGCAGGTGACTGGACGGATTTATTCGGTGGAAGTTATAACATTTTATACGACGAAATATTGTGGTATCGTGCCAATGTATGTTATGGACGAATGCTTGAAATGCTTGGTGATTATGAGGAAGCCGGAGAATATATCAGATGGTCTCAGGTCATTAAAAAGGAAATTCTTCAAAACTTCTGGCCTTCTACACAACAGAAATTATTTCAGTCGGTATCGTTTGCCGAACGTCAGTTTACACTTGGTGATACCTCTTATTTAATAGCACAAACCACCCCGTTCGATTTTAGCTGGCGCTGTGATGTATTTGGAAATGTTTTAGCCTTTTTACACGGCACGGTCGATGCCGAAAAAGCGCATCAAACCTTCAAATTTATTTTAGGAGTAGGCGTTAACGATCCATTCCCAATACGAAATGTGTATCCAGTAGTAACGCCTGGTGATCCGGATTGGAGACCCTATTACACAGTTAATTTGTTAAATCTTCCGCATCATTATCACAATGGAGGTATCTGGCCTTTTGTTGGAGGCTTCTGGGTGAAGTTTGTGAATAAGCTGGGATTACGTGAAGTAGCTGTTTCAGAGTTGTACAAACTGGCCTTAATTAATAAACAGGGGTTAACCGAAGAATGGGAATTTACCGAATGGGCTCATGGAACTTCAGGTAAAGCTATGGGGAAAGCCTATCAGGCGTGGTCTGCGGCTCAGTACATTTCTGCTTGTAACGATTTAAAAGTAATTAATAACTAA
- a CDS encoding glycosyltransferase — translation MKSILMISLHGYVGANAELGKPDTGGQVVYVLELAERFSRLGKRVDLVTRQFEDQPEYDHVDENYSVWRIPFGGKKFIRKEDMHDHLKKFVTNCLAAIQKERKKYDVVYTHYWDAGWAGQKIAEELGICHVHTPHSLGWWKQHTMGSDMSEEDMEKKYRFKERIRKEYFVYQMCNYVIATTLPQVDLLTQQYDVLPRNCGMIPPGIDENRFYPVPSKENDRIRAKYDIHPTDILALGRMAHNKGYDLLIQALPTVFELCPEARLVAAIGGDNSKQDDKGVEGLKKLAGELGVLDKITWKSYIADADLANVYRSANIFAMPSRYEPFGMVAIEAMACGTPSVVTVHGGLYDLIDFGNQALFADPHRPLEFGAMLSMPLLYPKLRNELSVEGARFARRNFGWTGIAKRILSIFNSSINQRSMESSIYSHFNN, via the coding sequence ATGAAGTCAATTTTAATGATCTCTTTGCACGGATATGTAGGTGCTAATGCCGAATTAGGAAAACCCGATACGGGAGGACAAGTAGTTTATGTTTTAGAGCTCGCAGAACGTTTTAGCAGATTAGGAAAACGAGTGGATTTGGTAACCCGACAATTTGAAGATCAGCCGGAATACGATCACGTTGATGAAAATTACAGTGTTTGGCGTATTCCTTTTGGAGGAAAAAAATTCATTAGAAAAGAAGACATGCACGACCACCTGAAAAAGTTTGTAACCAACTGTCTGGCGGCTATTCAAAAGGAACGTAAAAAGTATGATGTAGTTTATACGCATTACTGGGATGCCGGTTGGGCAGGACAAAAAATAGCCGAAGAATTAGGCATTTGCCATGTACACACACCTCATTCTTTGGGTTGGTGGAAGCAGCATACTATGGGAAGCGATATGAGTGAAGAGGATATGGAAAAAAAATACCGTTTTAAAGAGCGTATTAGAAAAGAATATTTCGTTTATCAAATGTGTAATTATGTGATTGCAACTACCTTACCTCAGGTTGATTTATTAACGCAACAATATGATGTATTGCCTCGAAATTGTGGTATGATTCCTCCTGGCATTGACGAAAACCGCTTTTACCCTGTTCCTTCAAAAGAAAACGACAGGATAAGAGCAAAATACGATATTCATCCTACCGATATTTTAGCATTAGGAAGAATGGCTCATAATAAAGGCTACGATTTGTTAATTCAGGCGTTACCAACCGTTTTTGAACTTTGTCCGGAAGCGCGATTGGTGGCTGCTATTGGAGGCGATAATTCAAAGCAAGATGATAAAGGGGTTGAAGGCTTAAAAAAGTTAGCAGGAGAATTAGGAGTGTTAGACAAGATTACCTGGAAAAGTTATATCGCCGATGCCGATTTGGCAAATGTATATCGGTCTGCGAATATTTTTGCCATGCCTTCGCGTTATGAACCTTTTGGTATGGTAGCTATTGAGGCTATGGCTTGTGGTACCCCAAGTGTGGTTACCGTTCATGGCGGCTTATATGATTTAATCGATTTTGGTAATCAGGCGTTATTCGCCGATCCGCACCGTCCATTAGAGTTTGGAGCCATGTTATCGATGCCTTTGCTTTATCCGAAATTGCGGAATGAATTATCGGTAGAAGGAGCACGTTTTGCACGTCGTAATTTTGGTTGGACAGGAATTGCCAAACGAATTCTGTCGATATTTAATAGTTCTATAAACCAGCGCTCAATGGAGTCGAGTATTTATTCTCATTTTAATAATTAG
- a CDS encoding YdeI/OmpD-associated family protein — MLPELYFKTDTEWRNWLHDHHSKVTGVYLIFYKVDHENDSMRWEEAVKVALCYGWIDSTVKSLGDGKRRQYFTPRNPKSVWSALNKRYIEELVSENLMHTSGLETIDIAKKNGSWSALDDVENGIIPEDLQQEFDKHTEAYNNYLSFAPSYRKSYLYWLNQAKREATRKKRITEIIQLCADNIKSRDSY; from the coding sequence ATGCTGCCTGAACTTTACTTTAAAACCGATACAGAATGGCGAAACTGGTTGCATGACCATCACAGTAAAGTAACGGGCGTTTATTTAATTTTTTATAAGGTAGACCACGAAAACGACAGTATGCGTTGGGAAGAAGCTGTTAAAGTAGCGCTTTGTTATGGTTGGATTGATTCAACCGTTAAGAGTTTAGGTGATGGCAAACGCCGACAATACTTTACACCCAGAAATCCTAAAAGTGTTTGGAGTGCGCTTAACAAAAGATATATTGAAGAATTAGTTTCTGAAAACCTAATGCACACCAGTGGATTAGAAACTATTGATATTGCTAAAAAAAATGGAAGTTGGTCGGCTTTAGACGATGTTGAAAATGGTATCATCCCTGAAGATTTACAACAAGAATTCGATAAACATACCGAGGCTTACAACAACTACCTCAGCTTTGCGCCTTCCTACAGAAAAAGTTACTTATACTGGCTGAATCAAGCCAAACGTGAAGCCACAAGGAAAAAGCGCATAACTGAAATCATTCAATTATGCGCTGATAATATAAAATCGAGGGATTCTTATTAA
- a CDS encoding M1 family metallopeptidase yields the protein MNTRFLLFSISFLALSLSANAQLMTDKNEFTQQDTLRGSITPERSWWDLTYYHLDVEIAPDKKFISGKNTIQYKVLERQSVMQIDLQEPLKITKVTQNGKSLKVFHNGNAHFVYLKKKQEIGKTNSIEVYYEGNPKTAVKAPWDGGFSWKTDKHGNPFVATSCQGLGASVWWPCKDHMYDEVDSMDISVTVPKGLMDVSNGQFAGKTENETTTTYNWTVKNPINNYGVNANVGDYVHFTEIYEGEKGPLKMDYYVLRDNLEKAKEQFKQAPKMMKAFEYWFGPYPFYEDGFKIVETPYLGMEHQSSVTYGNGFKNGYLGRDLSGTGWGLKFDFIIVHESGHEWFANNITYKDAADMWIHESFTNYSESLYLEYYFGKEAASEYVIGIRKNILNDKPIIGPYNVNKEGSGDMYYKGANMIHTLRQLIEDDEKFRNILRGMNETFYHQTVTTQQIENYISKQTGYDLQQFFDQYLRTTKIPTLEYSINNKELKFRWTNIVEKFDMPVLASVNGKAQWIYPKADWKTIPLDGSENTFKVDPNFYIETKKL from the coding sequence ATGAACACCCGTTTTTTACTATTTTCGATATCGTTTTTAGCTTTATCTCTTTCGGCGAATGCCCAGTTAATGACCGATAAAAATGAATTTACACAACAAGACACCTTACGAGGTAGTATAACTCCCGAACGTTCTTGGTGGGATTTAACCTATTATCATTTAGATGTGGAAATAGCCCCTGATAAAAAATTCATTTCAGGAAAAAACACCATTCAATATAAAGTTTTAGAGCGCCAATCGGTGATGCAAATTGATTTGCAGGAGCCACTTAAAATTACCAAAGTAACTCAAAATGGAAAATCCTTAAAAGTGTTTCATAATGGTAACGCTCATTTTGTCTATTTAAAAAAGAAACAGGAAATTGGTAAAACTAATAGCATAGAAGTCTATTACGAAGGAAACCCTAAAACAGCTGTAAAAGCCCCATGGGATGGTGGTTTTTCTTGGAAAACAGATAAGCATGGTAATCCGTTTGTGGCAACCTCTTGCCAAGGTCTTGGAGCCAGTGTTTGGTGGCCTTGTAAAGACCATATGTACGATGAAGTAGACAGCATGGATATTAGTGTAACGGTTCCGAAAGGATTAATGGATGTCTCAAACGGGCAATTTGCTGGAAAAACTGAAAATGAAACCACGACCACTTACAACTGGACAGTAAAAAATCCTATAAACAACTACGGAGTTAACGCCAATGTCGGTGATTATGTGCATTTCACTGAAATATACGAAGGAGAAAAAGGGCCATTAAAAATGGACTATTATGTACTTCGTGATAATTTAGAAAAAGCTAAAGAACAATTTAAACAAGCTCCTAAAATGATGAAGGCGTTTGAATACTGGTTTGGACCATACCCTTTTTACGAAGATGGATTTAAAATTGTTGAAACCCCATATTTAGGCATGGAACACCAGAGCTCTGTAACCTACGGAAACGGTTTTAAAAATGGCTATTTAGGACGTGATCTTTCAGGAACGGGATGGGGTTTAAAGTTCGATTTCATTATTGTTCACGAATCGGGACACGAGTGGTTTGCCAACAATATCACTTACAAGGATGCCGCAGATATGTGGATTCATGAAAGCTTCACAAATTATTCTGAATCGCTTTATTTAGAATATTACTTCGGAAAAGAAGCCGCTTCAGAATATGTTATAGGCATTAGAAAAAACATTTTAAACGACAAGCCAATTATCGGGCCATACAATGTTAACAAAGAAGGTTCTGGCGATATGTACTACAAAGGGGCTAATATGATTCATACCCTTCGTCAATTGATTGAAGATGATGAAAAATTCCGAAACATATTACGCGGTATGAATGAAACTTTTTATCATCAAACAGTTACGACGCAACAAATCGAAAATTACATTAGCAAACAAACAGGTTACGATTTACAACAATTTTTCGACCAATATTTAAGAACAACAAAAATTCCAACACTGGAATATTCAATTAATAATAAAGAGCTTAAATTCCGTTGGACAAACATTGTTGAAAAATTCGACATGCCGGTACTTGCATCAGTTAACGGAAAAGCGCAATGGATTTACCCAAAAGCAGATTGGAAAACTATTCCGCTTGACGGTTCGGAAAATACTTTTAAAGTTGATCCTAACTTTTACATCGAAACAAAAAAATTATAA
- a CDS encoding M28 family peptidase produces the protein MKQTTIYILLFFTSIITAQTNQKIYDIIEAVSAERIEKDIETLVNFGTRNTFSDTLSDTRGIGAARRWIKQEFENISKDCNNCLDVFYQKDYVTKKGNNRVPHDAWVVNVIAIQKGTKYPNSYIIMSGDIDSRASDTMDFTTDAPGANDNASGMAGTIEAARVLSNYKFEHSIVYVGLSGEEQGLFGGKGLANYAKNHNWDIVGVFNNDMIGNIKGVDGVIDNRAFRIFSEPVPANEPEQTRNLRRFYGGEVDGISRQLARYIHKTTKTYMPEMNPMMIYRLDRFGRGGHHRPFNDLGFPAIRIMEAHENYTQQHQDIREENGIKYGDVLEHVNFNYAKKLTAVNAINLASLASAPPAPKEVAIGGIVEASAKLKWNKVDGAKGYKIYWRDTTSPTWDYSRYVGDVSEFTLEGFVIDNYFFGIAAIGENGFESIVTFPNAIIRN, from the coding sequence ATGAAACAAACTACAATTTATATTTTACTATTCTTTACTTCAATAATTACAGCGCAAACCAATCAAAAAATATATGATATTATTGAGGCCGTTTCTGCCGAACGTATTGAAAAAGACATTGAAACTTTAGTGAATTTCGGAACCAGAAATACCTTTAGCGACACCTTATCAGACACAAGAGGTATTGGTGCTGCTAGACGGTGGATAAAACAGGAGTTTGAAAATATTTCTAAAGATTGTAATAACTGCCTTGACGTTTTTTACCAGAAAGATTATGTAACCAAAAAAGGAAATAATCGAGTACCTCATGATGCCTGGGTGGTTAATGTTATTGCTATTCAAAAAGGCACAAAATACCCAAACAGTTATATTATTATGAGTGGCGATATAGATTCTCGAGCCAGCGACACTATGGATTTCACTACCGATGCACCAGGAGCCAACGATAACGCCTCCGGAATGGCTGGAACTATTGAAGCTGCCCGAGTTTTATCGAACTATAAATTTGAACACAGTATTGTATATGTAGGCCTATCTGGTGAAGAGCAAGGTTTATTTGGTGGCAAAGGCTTAGCTAATTATGCCAAAAACCATAACTGGGATATTGTTGGCGTTTTTAACAACGATATGATTGGAAATATAAAAGGTGTTGATGGTGTTATTGACAACCGTGCTTTTAGAATTTTCTCGGAGCCTGTGCCAGCTAACGAACCCGAACAAACCAGAAACCTACGTCGTTTTTATGGTGGTGAAGTCGATGGAATCTCCCGTCAATTGGCAAGATATATTCATAAAACAACCAAAACCTATATGCCCGAAATGAACCCCATGATGATTTACAGGTTAGATCGCTTTGGTCGCGGCGGTCACCATCGTCCGTTTAACGACTTAGGCTTTCCTGCTATTCGTATTATGGAGGCCCATGAAAATTATACACAACAGCATCAGGATATCCGTGAAGAAAACGGTATAAAATATGGTGATGTTCTGGAACATGTTAATTTTAACTACGCAAAAAAACTCACGGCTGTAAATGCTATTAATCTGGCTAGCTTGGCTTCTGCCCCTCCCGCGCCTAAAGAAGTCGCTATTGGTGGCATTGTTGAAGCTTCAGCTAAATTAAAATGGAATAAAGTGGATGGCGCTAAAGGCTACAAAATATACTGGCGCGATACCACTTCACCTACCTGGGATTATAGCCGATACGTTGGTGATGTTTCTGAATTTACGCTAGAAGGGTTTGTTATTGATAATTATTTCTTCGGCATTGCAGCAATTGGTGAAAATGGCTTTGAAAGTATAGTTACATTTCCTAATGCCATCATTAGAAATTAA
- a CDS encoding acyl-CoA dehydrogenase family protein, whose amino-acid sequence MEATEQDILRGGQFLVKETNCEDVFTPEDFNEEQRMMKDAVTEFVDRELWPNKPRFEAKDYALTESCMQKAAEMGFLGVSVPEAYGGMGMGFVDTMLVCDYISGATGSFSTAFGAHTGIGTMPILLYGTEDQKQKYVPKLASGEWFGSYCLTEPGAGSDANSGKTTATLSEDGKSYKINGQKMWISNAGFCSLMIVFARIEDDKYITGFIVEYDSANPNGITLGEEEHKLGIRASSTRQVFFNDTVVPIENMLSTRGNGFKIAMNALNIGRIKLAAACLDAQRRTITESVKYANERIQFKTPISSFGAMRQKIAEMATNCWVGEAASYRAAKNIEDRIEIRKAEGKDTHQEAELKGVEEYAIECSILKVAVSEFIQHCTDEGIQIFGGMGFSEDTPIESAWRDARISRIYEGTNEINRMLCIGMLIKKAMKGHVDVLTPAMAVKDELMSIPSFESPDYSALFSEEKNIIKNLKKLFLMVAGATLQKYGEEIEKHQQLMLAASDILIQIYLAESAILRAEKMAKKEGEDKAKEQIAMAKLNLFHAIDVIETAGKHSIISFSTGDEQRMMLMGLKRYIKYVNMPNIIELRNIIANKVITENKYCF is encoded by the coding sequence ATGGAAGCAACAGAACAAGATATTTTACGTGGCGGACAATTTTTGGTAAAAGAAACCAACTGTGAAGATGTGTTTACTCCCGAAGATTTTAACGAGGAACAACGCATGATGAAGGATGCCGTTACCGAGTTTGTAGATCGCGAATTATGGCCTAACAAACCTCGTTTTGAAGCCAAAGATTATGCCTTAACCGAATCCTGCATGCAAAAAGCGGCTGAAATGGGATTCTTAGGCGTTTCCGTTCCTGAAGCATACGGTGGTATGGGTATGGGATTTGTTGACACCATGTTAGTCTGCGATTATATTTCAGGTGCAACAGGGTCCTTCAGTACGGCATTTGGTGCGCATACTGGTATTGGAACCATGCCTATCTTGTTATATGGTACCGAAGATCAAAAACAAAAATATGTACCAAAATTGGCTTCAGGCGAATGGTTTGGTTCTTATTGTTTAACAGAACCCGGCGCAGGTAGTGATGCCAACTCAGGAAAAACCACTGCTACCCTATCTGAAGACGGTAAAAGCTATAAAATTAATGGTCAGAAAATGTGGATTTCCAATGCGGGATTCTGTAGCTTAATGATAGTTTTTGCTCGCATTGAAGATGACAAATACATTACCGGATTTATCGTGGAATACGATTCAGCAAATCCTAACGGAATCACTTTAGGGGAAGAAGAACATAAATTGGGAATTCGTGCCTCTTCAACACGTCAGGTGTTTTTCAATGACACTGTAGTTCCTATTGAGAATATGCTATCAACAAGAGGTAATGGTTTTAAAATTGCCATGAATGCCCTTAATATTGGGCGCATAAAATTAGCAGCTGCCTGTTTAGATGCACAACGTCGCACCATCACCGAATCGGTGAAATATGCAAACGAGCGCATTCAATTTAAAACGCCTATTTCAAGTTTTGGAGCCATGCGTCAAAAAATTGCTGAAATGGCAACCAATTGTTGGGTAGGTGAAGCAGCTAGTTATCGTGCCGCAAAAAATATTGAAGACCGCATTGAAATAAGAAAAGCAGAAGGAAAAGACACGCATCAGGAAGCTGAACTTAAAGGCGTAGAAGAATATGCCATTGAATGTTCCATTTTAAAAGTGGCGGTTTCAGAGTTTATTCAGCATTGTACCGACGAAGGTATTCAGATTTTTGGAGGTATGGGATTCTCTGAAGACACACCAATTGAATCGGCTTGGAGAGATGCCAGAATTTCAAGAATCTACGAAGGAACGAACGAAATCAATCGTATGCTTTGCATTGGAATGCTTATCAAAAAAGCTATGAAAGGTCATGTTGATGTCCTGACTCCTGCCATGGCAGTTAAAGACGAACTTATGAGTATTCCTTCATTTGAATCGCCAGACTATTCTGCTTTATTTTCAGAAGAGAAAAACATCATTAAAAATCTTAAAAAACTGTTCTTAATGGTGGCAGGTGCAACGCTTCAAAAATATGGAGAAGAGATTGAGAAGCACCAGCAACTTATGCTAGCCGCTTCCGATATTTTAATTCAAATCTATTTAGCAGAATCGGCAATTTTACGTGCTGAAAAAATGGCTAAAAAAGAAGGTGAAGACAAAGCAAAAGAACAAATAGCCATGGCCAAACTGAATTTATTCCATGCTATTGATGTGATTGAAACAGCAGGTAAACACTCCATCATTTCATTTTCTACGGGAGATGAGCAACGTATGATGCTTATGGGCTTAAAACGTTACATTAAATACGTGAATATGCCCAATATTATAGAACTAAGAAACATTATTGCCAATAAGGTTATTACTGAAAACAAGTACTGTTTCTAA